One window from the genome of Treponema sp. OMZ 838 encodes:
- a CDS encoding DUF2715 domain-containing protein, whose protein sequence is MKKKILCMLIGLTLMAPLVFSDGVDFSAQVSPVGFMNFNVWTKYDKDTINNASAQIKEIFNDYNKFFHDGYNMYTLGADLRISGAYLTLNVGLPRKISIDDIKNFGGTLKNNSFIFNGQLGYGGTFFKDSPINLFVGGGVGFDLIRTTRDIPAGTLLLANWTEDRLIGLLGLGLNVGVSFYFLPHVGIFAGVTDNLSFVQVSNQQYYTNAGLSVYFKDGAKDIKKMTSGLLANNFTARLGIAFKL, encoded by the coding sequence ATGAAAAAGAAGATTTTATGTATGTTGATCGGTTTAACACTTATGGCGCCGCTCGTGTTTTCCGATGGAGTCGATTTTTCGGCACAAGTGAGTCCTGTCGGATTTATGAATTTCAACGTGTGGACAAAGTATGATAAAGATACCATTAACAATGCATCTGCACAGATAAAAGAAATATTCAACGACTATAATAAGTTCTTTCACGACGGCTATAATATGTATACCTTAGGAGCGGATCTTAGAATAAGCGGTGCGTATCTTACCCTGAATGTGGGACTTCCCCGTAAAATTAGTATCGATGATATAAAAAATTTCGGGGGAACATTAAAGAACAATTCGTTTATTTTTAACGGACAGCTTGGCTATGGGGGAACTTTCTTTAAAGATTCTCCCATCAATTTGTTTGTTGGGGGCGGTGTAGGATTTGACCTCATCAGAACAACGAGAGATATTCCGGCTGGCACATTACTTTTGGCTAACTGGACAGAAGACCGTCTCATTGGTTTATTGGGACTCGGCCTTAATGTCGGGGTAAGTTTTTACTTTCTGCCTCATGTAGGTATTTTTGCAGGCGTTACGGATAATCTTTCGTTCGTACAGGTGTCTAACCAGCAATATTATACAAATGCCGGCCTCTCTGTTTACTTCAAGGATGGCGCGAAGGATATTAAAAAGATGACATCGGGGCTTTTGGCAAACAATTTTACCGCACGGTTAGGGATTGCTTTTAAGCTGTAG
- a CDS encoding nucleoside triphosphate pyrophosphatase, translated as MEPIILASKSPQRQDILKRLNIPFISIPSEADESIASDLPPEKAVEQIALRKAEAVLRSPLKINTPWIISADTLIFSNGTHMGKPADIDDARKMLQSYSNTAHKVITAICCYDEKLQHISTRISSSHVFFKTLSEAEIDWYLSTGEWQGAAGGYRIQGTAACFITKIEGSYSGIVGLPIYELYDILTEHGYSFT; from the coding sequence ATGGAACCGATTATTCTTGCATCAAAGTCACCCCAGCGGCAGGACATCCTTAAGCGTTTAAACATTCCGTTTATCAGTATCCCGTCGGAGGCCGATGAATCCATCGCCTCCGATCTTCCTCCCGAAAAAGCAGTAGAACAGATCGCATTGCGGAAGGCTGAAGCAGTGCTCCGTTCGCCGCTAAAAATCAATACACCGTGGATTATATCTGCCGATACACTTATCTTTTCTAATGGTACGCACATGGGTAAACCTGCCGATATTGATGATGCCCGTAAGATGCTGCAATCGTATTCAAATACGGCGCATAAGGTTATAACGGCGATTTGTTGCTATGACGAAAAATTACAGCACATTTCAACCCGAATCAGTAGTTCTCACGTATTTTTTAAGACATTATCAGAGGCTGAAATCGATTGGTACCTGAGTACCGGGGAATGGCAGGGGGCTGCAGGAGGATACCGTATACAAGGAACCGCAGCTTGTTTTATTACAAAAATAGAGGGTTCATACAGCGGAATTGTAGGCTTGCCTATTTATGAATTATATGATATTTTGACCGAACACGGCTACAGTTTTACCTAA
- the rpsB gene encoding 30S ribosomal protein S2 encodes MAVVTMKNLLESGVHFGHQVKRWDPRMKKYIFAERNGIHIIDLQKTITAIREAYDAVRKTTAAGKSVLFVGTKKQVQQTIAKEAERCGMFYVNNRWLGGMLTNFSTIKKSLARLKKIEKMENDGTFDSLTKKEVAVLQKEKAKLEKNLGGIKEMKDLPGIIFIIDTRKETIAISEARRMGIPIVAVVDTNCNPEGIDYPIPGNDDAIRSISLFTQIIANAVIEADNESGLKIIENLQDGEEGFSDSNIDPYQDREDEEITDYSNYTPSEKNDHEEDSDDGSSSLIDEDELYGDR; translated from the coding sequence ATGGCAGTAGTAACCATGAAAAACCTGCTTGAATCCGGTGTTCATTTCGGACATCAGGTAAAGCGCTGGGATCCGCGAATGAAAAAATACATTTTTGCGGAGCGGAACGGTATCCACATTATTGATTTGCAGAAAACTATCACTGCAATCCGTGAGGCGTATGACGCGGTACGGAAGACAACCGCAGCAGGAAAATCCGTCTTATTCGTTGGAACTAAAAAACAAGTACAGCAAACCATTGCAAAAGAAGCTGAACGCTGCGGTATGTTCTATGTTAATAACCGCTGGCTCGGGGGAATGCTGACAAACTTTTCTACCATCAAAAAAAGCCTCGCTCGTCTTAAGAAAATTGAAAAAATGGAAAACGACGGCACTTTTGACAGCCTGACTAAAAAAGAAGTCGCCGTGCTGCAGAAAGAAAAAGCCAAGCTCGAAAAGAACCTCGGCGGTATCAAAGAGATGAAAGATCTCCCGGGCATTATCTTTATCATCGATACACGGAAAGAAACTATCGCAATCAGCGAAGCCCGCCGCATGGGAATCCCGATTGTCGCAGTAGTTGACACAAACTGTAACCCCGAAGGTATCGACTATCCGATTCCGGGTAACGATGATGCTATCCGTTCGATTTCTTTGTTCACTCAGATTATTGCCAATGCCGTTATCGAAGCTGATAACGAAAGCGGTCTCAAGATTATCGAAAATCTGCAAGACGGAGAGGAAGGATTCAGTGATTCCAATATCGATCCGTATCAAGATCGTGAAGATGAAGAGATTACCGATTATTCCAACTACACCCCTTCAGAAAAGAACGATCATGAAGAAGATTCGGATGATGGAAGCAGTTCTTTAATTGATGAAGAT